A stretch of DNA from Rhodopirellula bahusiensis:
ATTTTCAACCTGGGAGCCCCCAGTCAAATGGACACGTTTGACCCGAAGCCGAATGCACCGGCGGAGGTTCGCGGGCCCTTTCAAACGATTGCGACGCGGGGTGACTTTGAGTTGACCGAGATCCTGCCCAAGCATGCGGAGATCGCCGACAAGTTTTCGATCGTTCGATCGTGCTATCACACGGCCGCTGCCGTTCACGATGCGGGATGGCAGATGCTGCAGACCGGTCGTCAATTTACCGGTGGAGTGAACTACCCGCATGCCGGTGCCGTCGTCGAATATTTGCAGGGACGCCGCACGGACTTGCCCGCTCATGTGGTGTTGCCGCAGACGATGGGACGTGGTGGTGGGAATTTGCCCAATGGCCAAGCCGGTGGTTTTCTTGGCAAAGCCTATGACCCGTTTGCGTTGATGGCCGACCCGAGCAAGCCAAACTTCAAAGTTCCCGACCTGTTGCCACCAGCGTCGCTTCCGGATGTGCGAATCGACCGACGCAGACGCATGCGGGATTCGATCGAGAGCCACATGGCCCGATTCGAAGCGACGGAATCAGCGAAGTTGTTCGATGCCAACTTCGAGGCCGCTTATCGGATGATGAACAGCCCCGAGGCGCGGATGGCGTTTGACCTCTCCAAAGAACCGACCTCGGTACGCGAACGCTATGGGATGAATCGCTTCGGCCAGTGTTGTTTGCTGGCCCGTCGGTTGATCGAAGCCGGGGTGAGGTTCGTCACCATCAACACGTTCTTGACGGTCTTCAATGAAGTCACTTGGGACATCCACGGCAGCAAACCGTTCACTACCATCGAGGGCATGAAGAACATTGTGGCTCCGATGTACGACCAGGCGTACTCAGCATTGATCACCGATCTGCACGATCGCGGCATGCTCGATGACACGATGGTATGCGGTCTCGCAGAATTTGGACGCACTCCCAAAGTCAATCCCGCGGGCGGTCGAGATCACTGGCCGCAATGTTTCTCTTGCACCTTTGCTGGTGGCGGAGTTGTCGGCGGCCGCGCGGTCGGCAAGTCCGATCCGGTCGGCGGTGTTCCAGCGGATCGTCCGACGAACCCAGGTGAGATCATCGCGACCATTTTCAAAGCGATGGACCTGGACCTGCATGCGGAATTGCCTGGCCCCGGCGGTCGTCCTTTTCCGCTGGTTGACTTCGGTGTTCGCGAAATCAAGGAGTTGTTCGCGTGAGAAGTGCCTTCATGAACAAGACGTTTTGCGCAATTGCAATCCTTGCGGTGCATCCGTTCGCACTCCCACAGGCCATCGCGGAAACGACTGATTCGTCGATCGTCTTGCTGCCTCGTCAGATTGAAATGTCGCATTCGGGCGATCTGCAAAGGTTGTCTGTCGTTGAGTGGAACGACGAGATCGCTGGAGCAGTGATCGATGACATCGAGATCGAATCCTCCGATTCGGCCGTGGTCAAAGTTGTTGGCAAGACACTGCATGCCGTTTCCGATGGAACGGTGCAGGTGACAGCCACCAAGGAGACCGGCAAAACATCGTCCGTCGAAGTGACGGTGAGCGGAACCGGCAAGCCGCATCGGTGGAGTTTCCGCAACGACGTGCAAAGCGTGCTTGCAAAACAGGGTTGCAACATGGGTGCTTGTCACGGGGCCTTAGCTGGCAAAGGTGGTTTCGTGCTATCGTTGCGAGGTTACGACAGCGACGCGGATTTTCGATCGATCACACGTCAGGCTCGTGGGCGTCGAATCGAAATGGCGGACCCGGGACGTAGCTTATTGCTGGCGAAGCCCACTGGGGCGTTGCCACACAAAGGTGGCCTGCGTCTGGACACCGAATCGCGAGACTATGAGATCTTGGCACAGTGGATCGCGAAGGGGGCCGCGGCTCCTTCGGATGAAGACGCGTTGATCGAAAAGATCACGGTGACACCGGAAAACGCGAAGCTCAATCCTGGCGATCACTCGCAGGTCTTGGTGACGGCTCACTACAGCGACGGCAGTTCACGCGACGTGACACATTGGGCGCAGTTCACCGCCACCGATGAGGCGGTCGCGGGCGTGGATGAAGACGGGCGAGTTCAAGTCAACGGAAGTGGTGAAGCGGCGGTGCTGGTTTGGTATGCCAGTCAGGTCGCATTGGCACGAATGACGGTGCCCTACCCCAACGCAGTTGATGCAGAAGCTTATGCTTTCGCACCTCGTCGCAATTTCATCGACGATCTGAATTTGCAGCAACTTGAAACGTTGCAATTGCCGCCCTCGGACCGTTGTGATGATGCAACGTTCCTTCGCCGAGCAACACTGGACTCGATTGGACGCCTTCCAACTCAGGCAGAACACGATGATTACTTCGCAATGCCGGAGCACCACCGACGTGAGGCGTTGATTGACCAGTTGTTGGCAGCCGAATCATTCACGGACTACTGGTCTTACAAATGGTCCGATGTCTTGGTGATCAACGGGAACAAGCTTCGACCGGTCGCGGTCAAGTCTTACTACGACTGGCTTCACGACAGCGTCCGAACCAACAAGCCTTGGGACGAACTGGTTCGCGAAATTTTGACCTCCACCGGGAGCAGTGACACCAACGGTGCCACCAACTTTTTCGCTGTCAATCAAACACCCGAAGACATGACGGAAAGTGCGTGTCAATCGTTTCTCGGCTTATCGATCGGATGTGCTAAGTGCCACAATCATCCTCTTGAGAAATGGACGAACGACCAATACTACGCGATGGCGAACCTGTTTTCGCGAGTTAGAGCGAAGGGCTGGGGTGGCGATTCACGCAACGGCGACGGATTGCGGCAATTGTATGTTTCAACGTCGGGCGAATTGGTGCAGCCCAAACTTGGCAAACCACAACCTCCCGCACC
This window harbors:
- a CDS encoding DUF1501 domain-containing protein, which encodes MLNLTSRAKTHTCNGTTRRDFLQVGTLGMLGFGLPQLLAAEAAGAAGKNTDRKSCIMIFNLGAPSQMDTFDPKPNAPAEVRGPFQTIATRGDFELTEILPKHAEIADKFSIVRSCYHTAAAVHDAGWQMLQTGRQFTGGVNYPHAGAVVEYLQGRRTDLPAHVVLPQTMGRGGGNLPNGQAGGFLGKAYDPFALMADPSKPNFKVPDLLPPASLPDVRIDRRRRMRDSIESHMARFEATESAKLFDANFEAAYRMMNSPEARMAFDLSKEPTSVRERYGMNRFGQCCLLARRLIEAGVRFVTINTFLTVFNEVTWDIHGSKPFTTIEGMKNIVAPMYDQAYSALITDLHDRGMLDDTMVCGLAEFGRTPKVNPAGGRDHWPQCFSCTFAGGGVVGGRAVGKSDPVGGVPADRPTNPGEIIATIFKAMDLDLHAELPGPGGRPFPLVDFGVREIKELFA
- a CDS encoding DUF1553 domain-containing protein — its product is MNKTFCAIAILAVHPFALPQAIAETTDSSIVLLPRQIEMSHSGDLQRLSVVEWNDEIAGAVIDDIEIESSDSAVVKVVGKTLHAVSDGTVQVTATKETGKTSSVEVTVSGTGKPHRWSFRNDVQSVLAKQGCNMGACHGALAGKGGFVLSLRGYDSDADFRSITRQARGRRIEMADPGRSLLLAKPTGALPHKGGLRLDTESRDYEILAQWIAKGAAAPSDEDALIEKITVTPENAKLNPGDHSQVLVTAHYSDGSSRDVTHWAQFTATDEAVAGVDEDGRVQVNGSGEAAVLVWYASQVALARMTVPYPNAVDAEAYAFAPRRNFIDDLNLQQLETLQLPPSDRCDDATFLRRATLDSIGRLPTQAEHDDYFAMPEHHRREALIDQLLAAESFTDYWSYKWSDVLVINGNKLRPVAVKSYYDWLHDSVRTNKPWDELVREILTSTGSSDTNGATNFFAVNQTPEDMTESACQSFLGLSIGCAKCHNHPLEKWTNDQYYAMANLFSRVRAKGWGGDSRNGDGLRQLYVSTSGELVQPKLGKPQPPAPLDSKAMAFDDPQDRREVLAEWLTDPSNPYFARSITNRVWANFFGRGLVEQVDDLRLSNPASNEALLNAAAQHLSDAGFDLKTLMRTILQSETYQRSSLAVAGNREDPKYLSHYAPRRLMAEVLLDSMDQVLGTSTSFTEIAFAGADKQKTDFYKAGTRAIELYDSAVDSYFLKTFGRNPREIVCECERDAEPSMVQVLHLSNGETLNPKLNDPESLPSLASTESWDRDEFLDVLFQRALSREPTAAERESLVSVMDEYADDKATAMRDVAWSVLTSVEFTYNH